Part of the Cucurbita pepo subsp. pepo cultivar mu-cu-16 unplaced genomic scaffold, ASM280686v2 Cp4.1_scaffold002277, whole genome shotgun sequence genome, ATAAATATTCCCATTCATGACAAGAACCTTTGTCCCTTcactcaaattaaaaaaaaaaaaaaaaaNGTTTAACAATGAAGTTCCTATGATTAAACCACTAAAAAGGAAAGTTCAGAGATAGTAACTTTTagttcttttaagtttttcttagttATCTTATTCCTGTGATCACTCTCACTCCAATGTGGtatcagttcattcatatattctTATTGTGTTACAAGTCAATTGTGATGGACTCATTCAAAGATATCATCACATGAATGAACATATATAAAACTTTGTATctcttaaaacaaaatggttaatttattaaacCCAAAGTTTCCATTTCCCAATTCAATacgatattttatttataaaaataaaaaaaaaataaaaaaacccaTAGATTTGTTGGAGTGAAGGacgaaaaaaatgaaaaaaattgcataaaataatttgaatgcaTCCCCCCATGCCAATAAAACACAAAGTATTaattcataaacaaacaaatagtaAGTTCAGTGTAGGACaagataaattatttgatgaaggcgtgtatattaaatttatatctaataactTAGGAGAcatgaaattatttgaatttattaaatccaTCGTCTAAGTATAAATATTCCCATTCATGACAAGAACCTTTGTCCCTTcactcaaattaaaaaaaaaaaaaaaaataaaaataaaaatggtgcTAGGTTTAGAATCGGCGGTGTTCCAAGAAGATAAGTTGATTGGTTGTGGATGGAAGAATGTGGAAGCAATGGAAGCAGGCGAATTTGTTGGGGGAGGATTGAGGGCCACCGTTGCTCCAGTGGGGAAGCGATGGGGGCGGAGGGGGAAGATGGTGAAGAAGAGGGAGGAGATTGAGAAGCAAAGAATGACACACATAGCTGTTGAACGCAATAGGAGAAAGCAAATGAATGAGTATCTGTGTGTGCTGAGATCCATGATGCCTTCTTCTTACACCCAAAGGGTAAGTAATCTCATCCATATCCCATCTTCTTCCATTGCATAATAATGATAAGAAAAGGTTTTAATTTGCAGGGA contains:
- the LOC111786652 gene encoding transcription factor bHLH94-like translates to MVLGLESAVFQEDKLIGCGWKNVEAMEAGEFVGGGLRATVAPVGKRWGRRGKMVKKREEIEKQRMTHIAVERNRRKQMNEYLCVLRSMMPSSYTQRGDQASIVGGTIKLVRELEQLVQWLEGKKQRHEHICYAGQDYSGESKVEVRVIESYANI